A genome region from Bufo gargarizans isolate SCDJY-AF-19 chromosome 2, ASM1485885v1, whole genome shotgun sequence includes the following:
- the LOC122925542 gene encoding olfactory receptor 13F1-like encodes MTFVSSILPKFLDSQITGKTSIAFTSCFTQLFMSVGCLTTEFLLLSSMAFDRYVAICIPLKYPIILNERACIILSFIPWAFGALNSSLYVFLVSHLSFCDPKDIIHFYCDMKALLRASCSDIKHVNTVILSEGYTLGVLAFGMILTSYVFIISSILKIKTSSRRRKIFSSCSSHLTVVLLFCGSSLSVYMNPDTESSTELDMMLSLLNVAVVPSLNPLVYSLRNKEVLSALRIHKVIS; translated from the coding sequence ATGACCTTTGTTTCTTCTATTCTTCCAAAATTTCTGGACTCACAAATAACTGGGAAGACTAGCATTGCCTTCACAAGCTGTTTCACTCAGCTATTCATGTCTGTAGGATGCTTAACTACAGAATTTTTATTGCTGTCTTCTATGGCTTTTGACCGGTATGTGGCCATTTGTATCCCCTTGAAATATCCCATCATTTTGAATGAGAGAGCATGTATTATACTTTCTTTTATTCCATGGGCATTTGGTGCCTTGAATTCATCGCTGTATGTCTTTCTggtatctcatttatcattttgtgATCCCAAAGATATCATCCACTTCTACTGTGATATGAAAGCTCTTCTGAGAGCCTCCTGCAGTGACATCAAACATGTGAACACTGTGATATTATCAGAAGGATATACTTTAGGTGTTTTGGCATTTGGTATGATTTTGACttcttatgtttttattatttcttctatCCTAAAGATCAAGACATCGTCTAGAAGACGGAAGATCTTCTCCAGCTGTTCTTCTCATCTAACAGTTGTCTTACTCTTTTGTGGTTCTTCTCTAAGTGTTTACATGAACCCTGACACTGAAAGCTCCACAGAACTGGACATGATGCTCTCCTTGTTAAATGTGGCAGTGGTTCCGTCCTTAAATCCTCTTGTCTATAGTCTGAGGAACAAAGAAGTCTTAAGTGCCTTAAGAATACATAAGGTTATTTCTTAA
- the LOC122925543 gene encoding olfactory receptor 8D1-like — MNSSTDNSHIPRSFSLLAFTENGDLTFPLFFGMLLVYLVALVGNAILITLVCLVPQLHTPMYMFLCNLSVQDILYVSIILPKFLAITISRNSSISFQFCITQDTLFIYCVEAEFLLLSIMSYDRYVAICLPLRYFATMNNRTCGLLAFTSWFIAVIDSLPFSLLISNLSFCKSKEINHLFCDLKALLKISCNDTTNITNMILIQGSFIGCLPFLLILTSYANIIFTVLQIRSSDGKMKAFSTCSSHLTVVLMFCGTCLGQYMIPKSESSEEQDKVLSLLYVAIVPMLNPLVYSLRNKQVLTAFEKLFKITQSSE, encoded by the coding sequence ATGAATTCAAGTACAGACAACAGCCATATACCTCGAAGTTTTAGCCTGTTGGCTTTCACTGAAAATGGAGACCTTACATTTCCTTTGTTCTTTGGAATGTTATTAGTCTACCTTGTTGCATTGGTTGGAAATGCGATTCTTATTACACTTGTGTGTCTGGTGCCGCAGTTGCACACACCCATGTATATGTTCCTCTGTAACCTCTCAGTCCAAGATATTTTATACGTCTCTATCATTTTGCCAAAGTTCCTTGCCATTACCATATCCAGAAACTCCAGTATTTCCTTTCAATTTTGTATTACACAGGACACTTTGTTTATATATTGCGTGGAAGCTGAATTTTTGCTACTGTCTATTATGTCTTATGACCGCTATGTGGCCATTTGTCTCCCACTTCGTTATTTTGCTACCATGAACAACAGGACTTGTGGTCTTCTGGCCTTTACTTCCTGGTTTATTGCAGTCATAGATTCTTTACCATTCTCCTTACTCATATCTAATTTGTCCTTCTGTAAATCCAAGGAAATCAATCATTTATTCTGTGATCTAAAAGCCTTGCTCAAGATTTCCTGCAACGACACCACAAATATCACCAACATGATACTTATCCAGGGAAGTTTCATTGGATGTCTCCCCTTTTTATTGATCCTCACATCTTATGCTAATATCATATTCACTGTTCTACAAATACGCTCTTCAGATGGGAAGATGAAAGCTTTCTCCACTTGCTCTTCACACCTAACAGTGGTCTTAATGTTTTGTGGAACATGTCTTGGTCAGTACATGATACCAAAATCTGAAAGTTCAGAAGAACAGGACAAGGTTCTCTCATTATTATATGTTGCCATTGTACCAATGTTAAATCCTCTTGTCTACAGCCTTAGGAATAAACAGGTTTTAACAGCTTTTGAAAAGTTATTCAAAATTACCCAGTCTTCTGAGTAG